A part of Chanodichthys erythropterus isolate Z2021 chromosome 4, ASM2448905v1, whole genome shotgun sequence genomic DNA contains:
- the gja12.1 gene encoding gap junction protein, alpha 12.1: MGEWGFLSKLLDKVQSHSTVVGKVWLTVLFVFRIMVLGAGAEKVWSDEQSKMICNTKQPGCTNVCYDHTFPISHIRFWVLQIIFVSTPTLLYFGHVLHVLHKEKKLIKLFESHTEKHGIKQPKYTDDHGKVIIKGQLLGSYLASLFVKILLEAAFIVGQYYIYGFIMIPKIECSQSPCPHTVECYMSRPTEKTIFIIFMLVVACISLLLNVIEMFYLICRRSKRHRGTQMTAFPQGLNGSKVYITGTSKSSST, encoded by the coding sequence ATGGGAGAGTGGGGCTTTCTCTCCAAGCTGCTGGACAAAGTGCAGTCTCACTCCACGGTTGTTGGGAAGGTGTGGCTCACTGTCCTCTTTGTCTTCAGGATCATGGTCCTCGGGGCCGGGGCCGAAAAGGTGTGGAGCGATGAACAATCAAAAATGATCTGCAACACTAAGCAGCCGGGTTGTACGAACGTGTGCTACGATCACACCTTTCCAATCTCCCACATTCGCTTCTGGGTCCTTCAGATCATCTTTGTATCCACACCAACACTGCTATACTTCGGCCACGTTCTGCACGTCCTCCacaaagaaaagaaactgaTAAAGCTGTTTGAAAGCCATACTGAAAAGCACGGCATCAAACAACCCAAATACACTGACGATCATGGCAAAGTTATAATCAAGGGCCAATTGTTAGGTAGTTACCTAGCCAGCCTGTTTGTCAAGATCTTGCTGGAGGCTGCGTTTATTGTAGGCCAGTACTATATTTACGGTTTCATAATGATCCCTAAGATAGAATGCTCCCAATCTCCCTGCCCTCATACGGTTGAGTGTTACATGTCTCGTCCCACAGAGAAAACCATCTTTATTATCTTCATGCTGGTGGTGGCGTGTATCTCTCTGCTTTTGAACGTGATTGAGATGTTCTACCTGATATGCCGCAGGTCAAAGAGACATCGTGGCACACAGATGACCGCATTCCCGCAAGGTTTAAACGGATCCAAGGTGTACATTACAGGGACTTCAAAGTCTAGCTCAACTTAA
- the gja13.1 gene encoding connexin 32.3, which produces MGDWGFLSALLDKVQSHSTVIGKIWMSVLFIFRILVLGAAAESVWGDEQSSLVCNTLQPGCENVCYDWQFPISHIRFWVLQIIFVSTPTLVYLGHAVQVIHQENKLREKIKRFGEGHMLKSPKYTDDTGHVKIKGNLLGSYLTQLFFKIILEIAFIVGQYYLYGFIMIAKFTCSQSPCPYTVECFMSRPTEKTIFIIFMLVVACVSLLLNVIEVFYLLCTRVGCRTNKKRTHNITSARNPASLPSSLEMTSEDALKQNKMNKQYESGQSLGGSLDGAKEEKQLMEDH; this is translated from the coding sequence ATGGGAGACTGGGGATTTCTCTCAGCGTTATTAGACAAAGTGCAATCTCACTCCACCGTCATCGGCAAAATATGGATGAGCGtccttttcatcttcagaatccTGGTGTTGGGAGCGGCGGCGGAGAGCGTTTGGGGTGATGAACAATCTAGTTTGGTTTGCAACACGCTGCAACCCGGTTGCGAGAACGTCTGCTACGACTGGCAGTTCCCCATCTCACACATCCGCTTCTGGGTCTTGCAGATTATATTCGTGTCCACTCCAACTTTGGTGTACCTCGGCCATGCGGTGCAGGTCATTCACCAAGAGAACAAACTCAGGGAGAAGATAAAAAGGTTTGGCGAGGGCCACATGTTGAAGTCGCCCAAATACACAGATGACACTGGCCACGTCAAAATTAAAGGAAACCTTCTCGGCAGCTATCTGACccagttgttttttaaaatcatcCTCGAGATTGCATTCATTGTTGGACAGTACTATTTATACGGCTTTATTATGATAGCCAAGTTTACATGTTCCCAATCTCCTTGTCCTTACACTGTAGAATGTTTCATGTCCCGTCCCACAGAGAAGACCATCTTCATCATCTTTATGCTAGTGGTAGCCTGTGTGTCTCTGCTACTGAATGTCATAGAGGTGTTTTACCTGCTGTGCACCAGGGTGGGATGCCGGACCAACAAGAAACGGACACATAATATCACTTCTGCTAGAAACCCCGCCAGTTTGCCATCTTCCTTGGAGATGACCTCGGAAGATGCTCTgaagcaaaacaaaatgaacaagCAGTATGAGAGCGGTCAGAGTCTTGGTGGAAGCCTGGATGGGgccaaagaagaaaaacaactgATGGAAGATCATTAG
- the gja11 gene encoding gap junction protein, alpha 11, with protein sequence MGEWDFLGRLLDRVQTHSTVVGKIWLTVLFVFRILVLCAGAERVWGDEQSDFICNTEQPGCENVCYDQAFPISHIRFWVLQIIFVSTPTLAYLGHVVHVIHVEKKVRKMMKKELQIEQISLFLKKGYKLPKYSRDNGKVKIRGRLLRSYILSLQCKILLEVGFIWGQYYLFGFTLEAKYVCVRLPCPHKVDCFLSRPTEKSIFIWFMLVVACISLFLNVVEILYLCTKKINECLSRRKDYTVTPVVNRKDFKNKDQVIQNWMNCELELQRREPGKETTKSVASEDHSADMQEVHI encoded by the coding sequence ATGGGTGAGTGGGACTTCCTAGGAAGACTGTTAGATAGAGTCCAGACGCACTCGACGGTGGTGGGAAAAATCTGGCTCACCGTCCTGTTTGTGTTTAGGATTCTAGTCCTCTGCGCCGGTGCAGAGAGAGTGTGGGGCGACGAGCAGTCGGACTTCATCTGCAACACAGAGCAGCCGGGGTGTGAAAATGTGTGCTACGACCAGGCGTTCCCCATCTCGCATATCCGATTCTGGGTACTGCAGATCATATTTGTGTCCACACCTACTCTGGCCTACCTGGGCCACGTCGTCCACGTCATACACGTTGAGAAGAAAGTGAGAAAGATGATGAAGAAAGAGCTTCAGATTGAGCAAATCAGTCTGTTCCTCAAGAAAGGCTACAAATTACCCAAGTACAGCAGGGACAATGGGAAGGTCAAAATTCGGGGACGTCTCTTGAGAAGCTACATTCTGAGCTTGCAATGTAAGATACTTCTGGAGGTGGGTTTCATCTGGGGCCAGTACTATCTTTTTGGCTTCACCCTTGAGGCCAAATATGTCTGCGTCCGTTTACCGTGTCCTCACAAGGTGGACTGCTTCTTATCGAGGCCCACTGAGAAAAGCATCTTCATTTGGTTCATGCTGGTGGTGGCCTGCATCTCTTTATTCCTGAATGTGGTTGAGATCCTATATCTGTGCACCAAGAAGATCAACGAGTGCCTCAGCCGTAGAAAGGACTACACCGTCACCCCGGTTGTGAACAGGAAggactttaaaaataaagatcaAGTGATCCAGAACTGGATGAACTGTGAGCTGGAGCTTCAGAGGAGAGAACCTGGCAAAGAGACAACCAAGAGCGTGGCTTCAGAGGACCATAGTGCTGACATGCAAGAGGTCCATATCTGA
- the hsdl1 gene encoding inactive hydroxysteroid dehydrogenase-like protein 1 produces MAAVDSFQLLYREIARSCSCYVETLALVGACYTASKAVIFMRDCYSLIRLHFIPRLVCHRDLSQQYGQWAVIYGASEEIAKAYAEELARNGISVILITDDISNVADTAKAISDTHGVETIWIEADFSQGASACKPIKNAIVGKDIGFIVNSLDVSLDSSQDFTDLSESVLWDTINRNIVAATLVTRLALPSMVERGKGAVVNISAGRCMRPTPRKVALSASTAFLDNFSRSLHYEYGNRGVFVQSLMPFRVATQRSEDYDSAGWLVPSPQVYARHALSTLGVSHRTTGYWPHTIQFGLVQCIPEWVWILGSRVFTRAT; encoded by the exons ATGGCCGCTGTTGACAGCTTCCAGCTTTTGTATAGAGAAATTGCCAGATCATGCAGCTGTTATGTGGAAACGCTGGCGCTCGTGGGTGCGTGTTACACAGCCAGCAAGGCTGTTATATTTATGAGGGACTGCTATAGTCTGATAAGGCTTCATTTTATTCCTCGACTTGTGTGCCATAGAGATCTTAGTCAGCAATATGGACAATGGGCTGTCATATATG GCGCTTCAGAGGAAATAGCAAAAGCATATGCAGAGGAACTGGCCAGGAATGGCATCTCTGTGATTCTGATCACCGATGACATCAGTAATGTGGCTGACACTGCCAAAGCCATCTCAGACACTCATGGGGTAGAGACCATTTGGATTGAGGCGGATTTCAGTCAGGGGGCTTCAGCCTGCAAACCAATAAAAAATGCCATCGTCGGTAAAGATATTGGATTCATCGTTAACAGTCTGGACGTGTCTCTGGACTCCTCTCAAGACTTCACAGACCTCTCTGAATCTGTATTGTGGGACACTATCAATAGAAATATAGTAGCTGCCACTCTTGTCACGCGCCTGGCACTGCCCTCTATGGTGGAGAGGGGAAAAGGAGCAGTGGTCAACATTTCTGCTGGGCGCTGTATGCGTCCGACTCCTAGAAAGGTTGCTCTCTCTGCATCCACG GCCTTTCTCGATAACTTCAGTCGCTCTCTGCActatgaatatggtaatcgaGGAGTCTTCGTGCAGAGTTTGATGCCTTTTAGAGTCGCAACTCAAAGATCTGAGGATTATGATTCTGCTGGCTGGCTGGTGCCAAGCCCACAAGTGTATGCCAGGCATGCTCTTTCAACTCTGGGCGTTTCTCACCGAACCACAGGATACTGGCCTCACACCATACAG TTTGGACTGGTGCAGTGCATTCCAGAGTGGGTATGGATTCTGGGATCACGTGTGTTCACAAGGGCCACCTGA